In the Nitrospinaceae bacterium genome, one interval contains:
- a CDS encoding PqqD family protein produces the protein MISNETDSFSECPLGRGNVVCRQVDDGFILYDSVAGKVHSLNPTAAFIWDALDGKHSLREISKNIESLVGSEGHDTLADVEKVVSLFQKEDLLEHSENLPR, from the coding sequence ATGATCAGCAACGAGACGGACTCATTCTCTGAATGCCCTCTAGGGCGAGGTAATGTGGTTTGTCGGCAAGTAGATGACGGATTTATCCTTTATGATTCGGTGGCAGGCAAGGTCCACTCGTTGAACCCTACGGCAGCCTTCATTTGGGATGCGCTCGATGGAAAACATTCGCTCCGGGAAATTTCCAAGAATATTGAGAGTCTTGTTGGCTCCGAGGGGCATGACACTCTGGCCGACGTTGAAAAGGTGGTTTCACTTTTTCAAAAAGAAGACCTGCTCGAGCATTCTGAGAATCTGCCTCGCTAG
- a CDS encoding transglycosylase domain-containing protein, whose amino-acid sequence MRLFRKKPRPSSYAFFVSSAVTPTRILSGLAIALILAFFVLPASITGGIYSWVKDDVPASDAILIQKPSLATFVYDSSGSLIGSFAAERRQLLRLSEMAPAMRHAIVAVEDERFYEHWGIDPRGIVRAAVNNVWYGKVKQGASTLTQQLVRQLVLGTERTLKRKIIEAISAVRLELTLSKDEILERYLNLVYFGRGAYGVAAAARTYFDKKAIDLTPIETALLAGLVQAPGRYRPFEDPGPSLQRRAHDFAANGCRRIFETRGGR is encoded by the coding sequence ATGCGCTTATTCCGGAAAAAGCCGCGCCCCTCGTCTTATGCTTTTTTCGTCAGTAGTGCTGTAACTCCCACACGAATTCTGAGCGGTCTTGCGATTGCGCTCATCCTCGCTTTTTTCGTTCTCCCCGCATCCATTACGGGTGGTATATATTCGTGGGTCAAGGACGATGTTCCAGCCTCTGATGCCATACTCATACAAAAGCCTAGTCTGGCTACATTTGTTTACGATTCGAGCGGGTCTTTAATTGGCAGTTTTGCCGCCGAGCGAAGGCAACTTCTTCGCCTATCGGAAATGGCGCCTGCGATGCGCCACGCCATCGTAGCTGTCGAGGATGAGCGTTTTTATGAGCACTGGGGAATTGACCCCAGGGGCATTGTTCGTGCGGCCGTCAATAATGTTTGGTACGGGAAGGTCAAGCAGGGCGCCTCTACGCTGACGCAGCAATTGGTGCGCCAGCTTGTGTTAGGCACAGAACGAACACTGAAGAGAAAGATCATAGAGGCGATATCGGCAGTTCGCTTGGAATTGACACTCTCGAAAGATGAAATTTTAGAGCGTTACCTGAATCTCGTTTATTTTGGACGCGGCGCCTACGGTGTGGCAGCAGCGGCCCGTACATATTTTGATAAAAAGGCCATCGATCTTACCCCTATCGAGACAGCCCTCCTTGCGGGGCTGGTACAGGCACCAGGCAGGTATCGACCGTTCGAGGATCCGGGCCCTTCGCTTCAAAGACGGGCGCATGATTTTGCGGCGAATGGCTGCCGCAGGATATTTGAAACCAGAGGAGGCAGATGA
- the trxA gene encoding thioredoxin gives MAGNMLDFTDQNFDADVLGSDLPTLVDFWAEWCAPCKMIAPTVESLADEFDGKLKVGKLNIDENPSTPTKFGIRGIPTLIIFKGGEVVEQIVGVRSKSDLKAAIEKSL, from the coding sequence ATGGCAGGTAACATGTTGGATTTTACCGATCAGAATTTTGACGCTGATGTTTTGGGCTCGGATTTACCGACGTTGGTTGATTTTTGGGCCGAGTGGTGTGCCCCTTGTAAAATGATCGCTCCTACTGTCGAGTCGCTAGCGGATGAATTTGATGGCAAATTGAAGGTAGGCAAGCTGAACATTGATGAAAATCCGTCAACTCCGACTAAGTTTGGGATTCGCGGCATCCCAACTTTGATTATCTTTAAGGGCGGAGAGGTGGTGGAGCAGATAGTCGGTGTCCGTTCGAAATCGGATTTAAAAGCTGCGATCGAAAAGTCTCTTTAA
- a CDS encoding DMT family transporter has translation MSIKDGLKAYGFLGVGVFTLGWSAILIRFAEASPLAIAAYRMLGAALVLLPFSAGSIVALWRGLAPRERWIWMASSVFLALHFALWIESLRHTSVASSVVLVTTNPIFAGVGGWLFLGDKEERFFWAGVGVTIGGALLLVWGDAGASATAATGDWSGTLLGSLLRGSLESLLGNALALGGAVMASGYLLCGRALRRNMPLIPYVTVCYGVSGTILILAAFLAAQPLSGYSPSTWSLLAAMVLGPTLIGHTAVNWALKHMPPGKVALSILGEPVVAAVLAWWLLAEPLGGMRALACAIILAGIAWGASSRK, from the coding sequence TTGAGCATAAAAGACGGCCTTAAGGCATACGGTTTTTTGGGGGTAGGTGTTTTCACGCTTGGGTGGTCGGCTATTTTGATTCGTTTCGCCGAGGCATCCCCACTTGCCATTGCGGCCTATCGAATGCTGGGCGCGGCGCTGGTGTTGTTGCCTTTCTCTGCGGGCTCCATTGTCGCGCTATGGCGCGGACTCGCGCCACGGGAGCGGTGGATATGGATGGCCTCCTCTGTATTTCTGGCGCTTCACTTTGCCCTTTGGATTGAATCTCTTCGACATACCTCGGTGGCTAGCTCTGTGGTTCTGGTCACGACAAATCCGATTTTCGCAGGGGTAGGGGGCTGGCTTTTTCTCGGAGACAAAGAGGAGCGGTTTTTCTGGGCAGGGGTCGGCGTCACGATTGGTGGCGCGCTTTTGCTTGTTTGGGGAGACGCAGGCGCGTCCGCAACCGCGGCGACAGGAGATTGGTCGGGCACTTTGCTGGGCAGCTTGTTGAGGGGCTCGTTGGAGAGCCTGCTCGGCAACGCCCTGGCGCTGGGCGGGGCGGTGATGGCCTCGGGTTATTTGCTGTGTGGTAGAGCGCTTCGGCGCAACATGCCGCTCATTCCGTATGTGACTGTATGTTATGGAGTTAGCGGAACAATTCTCATTCTGGCGGCTTTTTTGGCCGCCCAGCCATTATCGGGATATTCACCTTCCACGTGGTCGCTCCTGGCCGCCATGGTGCTGGGCCCCACCCTCATTGGCCATACGGCGGTGAACTGGGCCCTAAAGCATATGCCGCCAGGTAAAGTGGCGCTATCGATACTTGGTGAGCCCGTTGTCGCAGCCGTCCTGGCCTGGTGGCTTCTGGCCGAGCCCCTGGGAGGTATGCGGGCGCTCGCCTGTGCAATAATCCTTGCGGGTATCGCCTGGGGCGCATCAAGCCGAAAGTAA